One segment of Agromyces albus DNA contains the following:
- a CDS encoding LssY C-terminal domain-containing protein yields the protein MGEPGADTSEPPPPRRLSINAALDGFFFVYAGLAAVWLAWLVLSETFAFGWFGIAFFVVFWLVLAYLVLPRLHRILTAIYVPDYFIGRARTSDGLLGDPVNLALDGDEASVHAAMRAAAWTRADDVTLASSWRIVTSTITRRSYDEAPVSPLFLFGRQQDFAYQQEVLGNPAKRHHVRFWRTPDGWLLPGGRRVDWLAAGTFDRAVGFSLFTLQVTHKIDADIDVERDHIVSTVLGANPDARVVILRDFSTGYHSRNGGGDSVRTDGDLPVLDVSDVRESGAVGAAAIEASDESDASDAAPERVRVVPGVKTS from the coding sequence ATGGGCGAGCCGGGCGCCGACACATCCGAGCCGCCGCCACCGCGGCGACTCTCGATCAACGCCGCCCTCGACGGATTCTTCTTCGTCTATGCCGGGCTCGCGGCGGTCTGGCTCGCTTGGCTCGTGCTCAGCGAGACGTTCGCGTTCGGCTGGTTCGGCATCGCGTTCTTCGTCGTGTTCTGGCTCGTGCTCGCCTACCTCGTGCTGCCGCGCCTGCACCGCATCCTCACGGCGATCTACGTGCCCGACTACTTCATCGGCCGGGCACGAACGAGCGACGGCCTGCTCGGCGATCCGGTGAACCTCGCGCTCGACGGCGACGAGGCATCCGTGCACGCCGCGATGCGGGCCGCCGCCTGGACTCGCGCCGACGACGTGACCCTCGCCTCGAGCTGGCGCATCGTAACCTCGACGATCACGCGCCGCAGCTACGACGAGGCGCCCGTGAGCCCGCTCTTCCTCTTCGGCCGACAGCAGGACTTCGCGTACCAGCAGGAGGTGCTGGGCAATCCCGCCAAGCGCCATCACGTGCGCTTCTGGCGCACCCCCGACGGCTGGCTCCTGCCGGGCGGGCGCAGGGTGGACTGGCTCGCGGCAGGCACGTTCGACCGCGCCGTCGGGTTCTCGCTCTTCACGCTGCAGGTCACGCACAAGATCGACGCCGACATCGACGTCGAGCGCGACCACATCGTGAGCACCGTGCTCGGCGCGAACCCCGACGCGCGCGTCGTCATCCTGCGTGACTTCTCGACCGGCTATCACTCGCGCAACGGCGGCGGCGACTCCGTGCGCACCGACGGCGACCTGCCGGTGCTCGACGTGAGTGACGTGCGTGAGTCGGGCGCCGTGGGCGCCGCTGCGATCGAGGCGTCGGATGAGTCGGATGCATCGGATGCCGCTCCTGAGCGCGTTCGCGTGGTGCCGGGGGTGAAGACGTCATGA
- the trhO gene encoding oxygen-dependent tRNA uridine(34) hydroxylase TrhO has translation MAVAKILLYYVFTPLADPDAIRLWQRDLADSLGLRGRILISKDGLNGTLGGELDALKRYVRSTRDYPAFKDIDFKWSGGTGLDGESGSLDFPKLSVKVRDEIVSFGAPGELEVDDGGVVGGGTKLSPEALHELVAARGDEVVFFDGRNALEAAIGRFRGAVVPDVATTRDFVAELDSGKYDELKGKPVVTYCTGGVRCEVLSSLMTSRGFGEVYQLDGGIARYGERYGDDGLWDGSLYVFDARGAVDFSDHAAIIGRCEICGSPAGRTFDCTDAACRVQLVACKACAPAPCSEHSLAVVE, from the coding sequence GACGCCATCCGGTTGTGGCAGCGTGACCTCGCCGACTCGCTCGGCCTGCGCGGCCGCATCCTCATCTCGAAGGACGGCCTGAACGGCACCCTCGGCGGCGAGCTCGACGCGCTCAAGCGCTACGTGCGCAGCACGCGCGACTACCCCGCATTCAAGGACATCGACTTCAAGTGGAGCGGCGGCACCGGCCTCGATGGCGAGAGCGGCAGCCTCGACTTCCCGAAGCTCAGCGTGAAGGTTCGCGACGAGATCGTGAGCTTCGGCGCACCCGGCGAGCTCGAGGTCGACGACGGCGGCGTCGTGGGCGGCGGCACGAAGCTCTCGCCCGAGGCGCTGCACGAGCTCGTGGCCGCACGCGGCGACGAGGTGGTCTTCTTCGACGGGCGCAACGCGCTCGAGGCGGCGATCGGGCGATTCCGCGGGGCAGTCGTGCCCGACGTCGCGACGACTCGCGACTTCGTGGCCGAGCTCGATTCGGGCAAGTACGACGAGCTGAAGGGCAAGCCCGTCGTCACGTACTGCACCGGCGGCGTGCGCTGCGAAGTGCTCTCGAGCCTCATGACGAGTCGCGGCTTCGGCGAGGTGTACCAGCTCGACGGCGGCATCGCGCGCTACGGCGAGCGCTACGGCGACGACGGCCTCTGGGACGGCTCGCTCTACGTCTTCGACGCGCGCGGCGCGGTCGACTTCAGCGATCACGCCGCGATCATCGGCCGCTGCGAGATCTGCGGTTCGCCTGCGGGTCGAACGTTCGATTGCACGGATGCCGCGTGCCGCGTCCAACTCGTCGCGTGCAAGGCGTGCGCCCCCGCGCCGTGCTCCGAGCACTCCCTCGCGGTGGTTGAGTAG